In Ilumatobacter fluminis, the following proteins share a genomic window:
- a CDS encoding type II secretion system F family protein, with amino-acid sequence MPKFAYSAIDATGAEIEGATKADTIGTARQLLVEQNLYPIRIEESRGMLDFELTKEKVKKKNLMNFTRQLAVFIKAGIPITEALTTIGDETTDTALRRAITEMVDDLRNGGLFSSAAAQHPTVFPAYYIGILQAAELTGRLDESLDSLASYINREMETRSKVVSALAYPMVVMVMALFTVMVLAGYVLPQFKPLFEELDAELPLPTRIMLFFARFFGDLWYITLIGFLLFVGLIVFLTSHPTGKELWQRFSLKIPIIGGIIEYSILERFCSVLATMLQAGVAVPAAMETTTEAVSNVVYREQLEIARQQMLEGSGFSQPLIETELFPGAARQMFKVGEETGTLDDQLEVAAEYFNRELEYRIKVFTTMFEPIMIIFVGAVVGFVAIALVSAMYGVLNGVQEDAVSTVVRKVA; translated from the coding sequence ATGCCGAAGTTCGCCTATTCAGCGATCGACGCCACCGGCGCCGAGATCGAGGGTGCCACGAAGGCCGACACGATCGGCACCGCGCGCCAGCTCCTGGTGGAGCAGAACCTCTACCCGATCCGCATCGAAGAGTCGCGCGGCATGCTCGACTTCGAGCTGACGAAGGAAAAGGTCAAGAAGAAGAACCTGATGAACTTCACCCGCCAGCTGGCGGTGTTCATCAAGGCCGGCATCCCCATCACCGAGGCGCTCACGACCATCGGCGACGAGACGACCGACACGGCATTGCGTCGTGCCATCACCGAGATGGTCGACGACCTCCGCAACGGCGGCTTGTTCTCGTCGGCGGCGGCACAGCACCCGACGGTGTTCCCGGCCTACTACATCGGCATCCTGCAGGCCGCCGAACTGACCGGCCGCCTCGACGAGTCGCTCGACTCGTTGGCGAGCTACATCAATCGTGAGATGGAAACCCGCTCCAAGGTCGTCTCAGCGCTCGCCTACCCGATGGTCGTCATGGTGATGGCCCTGTTCACCGTCATGGTGCTCGCCGGCTACGTGCTGCCGCAGTTCAAGCCGCTGTTCGAAGAGCTCGACGCCGAGCTGCCACTCCCGACGCGGATCATGTTGTTCTTCGCCCGCTTCTTCGGCGACCTCTGGTACATCACGCTCATCGGCTTCCTGCTCTTCGTCGGACTGATCGTGTTCCTGACGTCGCACCCGACCGGCAAGGAACTCTGGCAACGCTTCTCGCTGAAGATCCCGATCATCGGTGGCATCATCGAGTACTCGATCCTCGAACGCTTCTGTTCGGTGCTCGCCACCATGTTGCAGGCCGGCGTCGCCGTGCCCGCCGCCATGGAGACCACGACCGAGGCCGTTTCGAACGTGGTGTACCGCGAACAGCTCGAGATCGCCCGGCAGCAGATGCTGGAGGGTTCGGGTTTCAGCCAGCCCTTGATCGAGACCGAGTTGTTCCCCGGTGCCGCCCGCCAGATGTTCAAGGTCGGCGAGGAGACCGGTACGTTGGATGACCAGCTCGAGGTGGCCGCCGAGTACTTCAACCGTGAGCTCGAGTACCGCATCAAGGTGTTCACCACGATGTTCGAGCCCATCATGATCATCTTCGTCGGCGCCGTCGTCGGCTTCGTCGCCATCGCCCTCGTCAGCGCCATGTACGGCGTCCTCAACGGAGTCCAAGAAGACGCCGTCAGCACCGTGGTTCGCAAGGTTGCGTAA
- a CDS encoding HAMP domain-containing protein, whose translation MRRLKLSQKMLVAALPLVIAVAALLALTVRSDLDDINSAENGADLGAIWQPLTAALTAIENEADPTMASDTAARRATDAAINELRDEAAQLGAAEAAGDHITASRSALSAARRNLDMVTIAPDLQVEIDPLDAYAQASRELVSVGQLLPSEAGDPQLGRELLAVVKLAEAKLAADIILHDVATWQADPSDLTPLSSARNQFAELEAVLGEFEAIAPEDWQATFRESGFTPAIARERSNLDSVIRSAQAGENPDYNPTEFAQLVEGGVAYQVQVADSIVERADAEAAATRSDTLRRTGIVIAVGAVAVFLAWLIARSITKRIKAVAKGANQVTTEQLPALVTAINDPKGKGKLPEIDPIPVKGNDELNELAESFNSLQDTLVDVAQEQMEVLRRGVSDIFVTMARRNRSLIDRQLAMLDEFEAEVDDPEVLANYYQLDHMATRMRRNSESLLVLANAEPKRRRVKATEVDDVVRAAIGEVEDYRRIEIEALESLQVRGNVVADISHLLAELLDNATSFSPPDSYVRVGGRLTENGYMIRILDGGVGIGSDRLKQLNELLRDPPIVGLSVESTLGMSVVSLLANKHNIGVTLAPGNPGLIVDVLIPPALFGPIDADQPMPAAATAAGDVPTLNGVAPTLDAAAVPTPDAAEIERMVAWDDTTGAPVDESFEPAEPLEPVTHDEAPVAEPINETPSDIYDPDDERPVAAADWRAMSLNLAAFQSGMAAGSNNGDEQQNTDEIAGDSDHVADDAVVAEPPSTPAGTGSGVEGTDNGVDVSDDLPTRETETDEQAPAPMLGGLDIADLAAQVGADESTEAPAPQLGGLTFDAPTLPPPTAAPTGEFDVPPAPPNTAMSPSQRPVAPTTAHGAPEPAPRDLAPSLPTRTPGQGPDGGPDRLSASLDAAANNQPSASSNGALPTRTRVGDPVAPVEEPLATAAGGNPDALRDRLRAFQTEFRSALGTDSITDDQPAGHDHPDLGGDR comes from the coding sequence ATGCGACGCCTCAAGCTTTCTCAGAAGATGCTCGTCGCGGCACTGCCGTTGGTCATCGCCGTTGCCGCCCTGCTGGCGCTGACGGTCCGAAGCGACCTCGACGACATCAACAGTGCCGAGAACGGCGCCGACCTCGGCGCCATCTGGCAGCCACTCACCGCAGCGCTCACCGCGATCGAGAACGAAGCCGACCCGACGATGGCGAGCGACACCGCCGCCCGTCGTGCGACCGACGCCGCCATCAACGAGCTGCGTGACGAAGCGGCCCAGCTCGGCGCCGCCGAAGCAGCCGGTGACCACATCACCGCCAGTCGCTCCGCCCTGTCGGCCGCCCGGCGCAACCTCGACATGGTGACGATCGCCCCCGACCTCCAGGTGGAGATCGACCCGCTCGACGCCTACGCCCAGGCGAGCCGTGAGCTCGTCTCGGTCGGCCAGCTGCTCCCCTCCGAAGCCGGCGACCCGCAGCTCGGCCGTGAGCTGCTCGCCGTCGTGAAGCTCGCCGAGGCCAAGCTGGCTGCCGACATCATCCTCCACGACGTCGCCACCTGGCAGGCCGACCCGAGCGACCTCACCCCGCTCTCCAGCGCCCGCAACCAGTTCGCCGAACTCGAAGCCGTGCTCGGCGAGTTCGAGGCGATCGCCCCCGAAGACTGGCAGGCCACGTTCCGTGAGTCGGGCTTCACGCCGGCCATCGCCCGTGAACGCTCCAATCTCGACTCGGTGATCCGCTCGGCCCAGGCCGGCGAGAACCCCGACTACAACCCGACCGAGTTCGCACAGCTCGTCGAAGGTGGCGTCGCCTACCAGGTGCAGGTCGCCGACTCGATCGTCGAACGTGCCGACGCCGAAGCCGCCGCCACCCGCTCCGACACCCTCCGCCGCACCGGCATCGTCATCGCCGTCGGCGCCGTCGCCGTGTTCCTCGCCTGGCTGATCGCCCGCTCGATCACGAAGCGGATCAAGGCCGTCGCCAAGGGCGCCAACCAGGTGACCACCGAGCAGCTGCCCGCACTCGTCACCGCCATCAACGACCCGAAGGGCAAGGGCAAGCTGCCCGAGATCGACCCGATCCCCGTCAAGGGCAACGACGAACTCAACGAGCTCGCCGAGTCGTTCAACTCGCTGCAGGACACCCTCGTCGACGTCGCCCAGGAGCAGATGGAAGTGCTCCGCCGTGGCGTGTCCGACATCTTCGTCACCATGGCCCGCCGCAACCGGTCGCTGATCGACCGCCAGCTGGCCATGCTCGACGAGTTCGAAGCCGAGGTCGACGACCCCGAAGTGCTGGCGAACTACTACCAGCTCGACCACATGGCGACCCGCATGCGCCGCAACTCGGAGTCGCTGCTCGTTCTGGCCAACGCCGAACCGAAGCGTCGCCGGGTCAAGGCGACCGAGGTCGACGACGTCGTGCGTGCCGCGATCGGCGAGGTCGAGGACTACCGCCGCATCGAGATCGAAGCCCTCGAGTCGCTCCAGGTGCGCGGCAACGTCGTCGCCGACATCTCACACCTCCTCGCCGAGCTGCTCGACAACGCCACCTCGTTCAGCCCGCCCGACAGCTACGTGCGAGTCGGCGGCCGCCTCACCGAGAACGGCTACATGATCCGCATCCTCGACGGCGGCGTCGGCATCGGCTCCGACCGCCTCAAGCAGCTCAACGAACTGCTGCGTGACCCGCCGATCGTCGGTCTGTCGGTCGAGTCGACGCTCGGCATGTCGGTCGTGTCGCTGCTGGCGAACAAGCACAACATCGGCGTCACCCTCGCCCCGGGCAACCCGGGCCTGATCGTCGACGTGCTCATCCCGCCGGCCCTGTTCGGCCCGATCGACGCCGACCAGCCGATGCCCGCCGCTGCGACCGCTGCTGGTGACGTGCCGACGCTGAACGGTGTCGCCCCGACGCTCGACGCCGCTGCCGTGCCGACCCCCGACGCCGCCGAGATCGAGCGGATGGTCGCCTGGGACGACACCACCGGCGCCCCCGTCGACGAGTCGTTCGAACCGGCCGAGCCGCTCGAGCCCGTCACCCACGACGAGGCCCCGGTCGCCGAACCGATCAACGAGACGCCATCCGACATCTACGACCCCGACGACGAGCGCCCCGTGGCCGCCGCCGACTGGCGTGCGATGTCGCTCAACCTCGCCGCCTTCCAGAGCGGCATGGCCGCCGGCTCCAACAACGGCGACGAGCAGCAGAACACGGACGAAATCGCGGGAGACTCCGACCACGTCGCCGACGACGCCGTCGTGGCGGAGCCCCCCTCGACCCCGGCGGGAACCGGGTCGGGTGTCGAAGGAACCGACAACGGAGTCGACGTTTCCGACGATCTCCCGACCCGGGAAACCGAGACCGACGAGCAGGCGCCCGCGCCGATGCTCGGCGGCCTCGACATCGCCGACCTCGCGGCACAGGTGGGAGCCGACGAGTCGACCGAGGCACCGGCACCCCAGCTCGGTGGCCTCACGTTCGATGCGCCGACCCTGCCGCCCCCGACGGCGGCACCGACCGGAGAATTCGATGTCCCACCAGCCCCGCCCAACACCGCAATGAGCCCGTCGCAGCGGCCGGTCGCCCCGACCACCGCCCATGGGGCTCCCGAACCGGCTCCCCGCGACCTCGCGCCGAGCCTCCCGACCCGGACCCCGGGTCAAGGCCCCGACGGTGGCCCCGACCGTCTCTCCGCCAGCCTCGACGCTGCGGCGAACAACCAGCCGTCCGCCTCGTCGAACGGCGCCCTGCCGACCCGCACCCGGGTCGGTGACCCCGTCGCCCCGGTCGAGGAACCCCTCGCCACGGCCGCCGGCGGCAACCCGGACGCACTCCGCGACCGGCTCCGTGCCTTCCAGACCGAATTCCGCTCGGCACTCGGCACCGACTCCATCACCGACGACCAGCCCGCTGGTCACGACCATCCTGATCTCGGAGGGGATCGCTGA
- a CDS encoding roadblock/LC7 domain-containing protein, translated as MNAADNLNWLVGRFVQQVAAVRQAVVVSSDGLPLAVSDGVDREASERLSAVASGMIGLAYGSAGRFGAGAVQNVIIEMENGWMFVTGIRDGSLMCVVTTKHADIGTIGYEMAVFAERAGEVLTPEVREELKCLMLSRG; from the coding sequence ATGAATGCTGCAGACAACCTCAACTGGCTCGTCGGACGCTTCGTCCAGCAAGTCGCCGCCGTCCGACAGGCGGTCGTGGTGTCGTCCGACGGGCTCCCGCTGGCGGTGTCCGACGGCGTGGATCGAGAAGCCAGCGAACGACTGTCCGCCGTCGCCTCCGGGATGATCGGTCTGGCATACGGGTCGGCCGGACGCTTCGGCGCCGGCGCCGTCCAGAACGTCATCATCGAGATGGAGAACGGTTGGATGTTCGTGACGGGCATCCGTGACGGCTCACTCATGTGCGTCGTCACCACGAAGCACGCCGACATCGGCACGATCGGCTACGAGATGGCCGTCTTCGCCGAGCGCGCCGGTGAAGTGCTCACGCCCGAGGTCCGTGAAGAACTGAAGTGCCTCATGCTCTCTCGGGGGTGA
- a CDS encoding DUF742 domain-containing protein, whose protein sequence is MTNDNTLDVEFDDVEHDEGDETGRLIRPYAITGGRTGAETDISLEAQIQASHRADELVGAYRWEAARLIELVQAPTALIEIAARLELPIGVARVLVADLVDDGAVVLHVPQPTQNFSSLLERVLDGVRNL, encoded by the coding sequence ATGACGAACGACAACACCCTCGACGTCGAGTTCGACGATGTCGAACACGACGAGGGTGACGAGACGGGTCGCCTGATCCGGCCGTACGCCATCACCGGCGGACGAACCGGCGCAGAGACCGACATCAGTCTCGAAGCCCAGATTCAAGCGAGTCATCGTGCCGACGAACTGGTCGGCGCGTATCGCTGGGAAGCCGCACGGCTCATCGAACTCGTCCAGGCGCCGACGGCCCTGATCGAGATCGCGGCCCGGCTCGAACTCCCGATCGGCGTGGCCCGCGTCCTCGTCGCCGACCTCGTCGACGACGGTGCCGTGGTCCTCCACGTCCCGCAACCGACTCAGAACTTCAGCAGTCTCTTGGAAAGGGTGCTCGACGGTGTCCGCAACCTCTAA
- a CDS encoding GTP-binding protein, which translates to MSATSNHQPPTGNKIPVKIVVAGGFGVGKSTFVNTISEIEPLRSEATMTSASATHDDLSQISTKQTTTVAMDFGRVSLTPEIVLYLFGTPGQERFHFMWNELSRGAIGAVVLADTRRLGDCFPAIDYFEARSVPFVVAVNPFDGQRSHPIEAVREAVQVDEAVPMLYCDARERQDAKQGLISLVELALRRERAKAQTTHA; encoded by the coding sequence GTGTCCGCAACCTCTAACCACCAGCCCCCGACCGGCAACAAGATCCCGGTCAAGATCGTCGTCGCCGGCGGCTTCGGCGTCGGCAAGTCGACCTTCGTCAACACGATCTCGGAGATCGAACCGTTGCGTTCGGAGGCGACGATGACGTCGGCTTCGGCCACGCACGACGACCTCTCCCAGATCTCGACGAAGCAGACCACCACGGTCGCCATGGACTTCGGCCGAGTGTCACTCACGCCGGAGATCGTGCTGTACCTGTTCGGTACGCCGGGTCAGGAACGATTCCACTTCATGTGGAACGAGCTGTCCCGTGGCGCGATCGGTGCGGTCGTGTTGGCCGACACCCGGCGACTCGGCGACTGCTTCCCGGCGATCGACTACTTCGAGGCACGCAGCGTGCCGTTCGTCGTGGCGGTGAACCCGTTCGACGGCCAGCGCAGCCACCCCATCGAAGCGGTCCGTGAAGCCGTCCAGGTCGACGAAGCCGTGCCGATGCTCTACTGCGACGCCCGCGAACGCCAAGACGCCAAACAAGGCCTCATCTCCCTCGTCGAGTTGGCGCTGAGGAGAGAACGAGCCAAAGCCCAAACCACCCACGCCTAA
- a CDS encoding transposase, with translation MARTGRFSPTGWFHIMNRGVASQPVVRDDADRRKLLATLEMALAQTEASVHAYCVMTNHYHFIVEASADQLGRLMKGFAQRYSQAFNKRHGRIGPVFAGRYHDVPIAGDVQLIATIRYVALNPVAIDRYDIDRYGWSSHGAIVTGHQPPWLTSDVVDLFGGSDGYRRFIDDGRSDAEQIVEMARLAIDEVRGMRSSRDRDVRDIVLLLADRAEATLSQTLIRELGFASAENERTARHRARRRTDELGPVVDRLRAVLEYSTEVAGPGSGDRR, from the coding sequence ATGGCACGCACCGGCAGATTCAGCCCGACCGGCTGGTTCCACATCATGAACCGCGGCGTCGCGTCACAACCCGTCGTTCGCGACGACGCCGACCGACGCAAACTCCTGGCCACACTCGAGATGGCGCTGGCGCAGACCGAGGCCTCCGTTCACGCCTACTGCGTGATGACGAACCACTACCACTTCATCGTCGAAGCGAGCGCCGACCAGCTCGGTCGCCTGATGAAGGGCTTCGCTCAGCGATACAGCCAGGCGTTCAACAAGCGGCACGGGCGCATCGGACCGGTCTTCGCCGGGCGATACCACGACGTCCCGATCGCCGGCGACGTGCAGCTGATCGCGACGATTCGCTACGTCGCACTGAATCCTGTCGCGATCGACCGATACGACATCGACCGCTACGGCTGGTCGAGCCATGGAGCGATCGTCACCGGCCACCAGCCGCCGTGGCTGACCAGCGACGTGGTCGACTTGTTCGGCGGCAGCGACGGATACCGGCGGTTCATCGACGACGGTCGGAGTGACGCCGAGCAGATCGTCGAGATGGCGCGACTCGCCATCGACGAGGTACGCGGGATGCGATCATCGCGTGATCGAGACGTACGCGACATCGTGCTGCTGCTCGCCGACCGTGCCGAGGCGACGTTGTCGCAGACCTTGATCCGCGAGCTCGGGTTCGCGTCTGCCGAGAACGAGCGAACGGCGCGACATCGCGCCCGGCGTCGGACGGACGAGTTGGGCCCGGTGGTCGATCGTCTCCGAGCCGTGCTCGAGTACTCGACCGAGGTTGCCGGTCCGGGGTCAGGTGATCGCCGGTAA
- a CDS encoding ABC transporter substrate-binding protein, giving the protein MSKRLVRVSAAVLSLSLLAAACGGDDDDTSDDTSSEEADEPAADDGDDTADEPAGDDTADEPAGDDDTGDEPAADGEALPLEGEVEVAAGTTLNLSECPDDWSATQGVDGDEIRLGMTLPQSGPLAAFGQIGEGIQMYLDYLNDTDPINGQEATLVLKDDAYEAGRAVANVEEMMDTEDVFAFVHSIGTPVNLAIRPITDDNCVPQLFNSSGFPLWGDPANFPWTIGNILDYSTETEIWCQTVVSELGEGATVAALYMNNDFGNTYKATVDNSEACASLDVVEEQTHDPAADSVQNEMTTLMASEAQVFFAGTTAAYCPQTVGAVAASDWRPQYYMSYTCNNLSSFFTPVQDAAGLLADEGSGVRMTNLNKVCGDPQFADDPAIQEVEQILADYGDVSCADGSYSTGVLYGHIVEDVLRSAAAMPGGLNRVNLMAAVWNLDETDDLVLGGTQRTDGVNDAYIQEAAQVQEVQVVDGSLTFAGIGDLVDLEGQGGSYSG; this is encoded by the coding sequence ATGAGTAAGCGTTTGGTCCGCGTCTCCGCGGCCGTTCTGTCACTCTCGCTCCTCGCTGCCGCGTGCGGTGGCGACGATGACGACACCAGTGACGACACCTCGTCGGAAGAAGCCGACGAACCCGCTGCCGACGACGGTGACGACACCGCCGACGAGCCTGCGGGCGACGACACCGCCGACGAACCGGCCGGTGACGACGACACGGGTGACGAGCCCGCTGCCGACGGCGAGGCCCTGCCCCTCGAGGGCGAGGTCGAGGTCGCTGCCGGCACGACCCTGAACCTGTCGGAGTGCCCCGACGACTGGAGCGCCACGCAGGGCGTCGACGGTGACGAGATCCGTCTCGGCATGACGTTGCCGCAGTCGGGCCCGCTCGCCGCGTTCGGCCAGATCGGCGAGGGCATCCAGATGTACCTCGACTACCTGAACGACACCGACCCGATCAACGGCCAGGAGGCGACCCTCGTCCTGAAGGACGACGCCTACGAGGCCGGCCGTGCGGTCGCCAACGTCGAAGAGATGATGGACACCGAGGACGTGTTCGCGTTCGTGCACTCGATCGGTACGCCGGTGAACTTGGCGATCCGTCCCATCACCGACGACAACTGCGTGCCGCAGCTGTTCAACAGCTCGGGTTTCCCGCTGTGGGGCGACCCCGCCAACTTCCCGTGGACGATCGGCAACATCCTCGACTACTCGACCGAGACCGAGATCTGGTGCCAGACCGTCGTCAGCGAACTGGGCGAGGGAGCGACCGTCGCTGCGTTGTACATGAACAACGACTTCGGCAACACCTACAAGGCGACCGTCGACAACAGTGAGGCCTGCGCCTCGCTCGACGTGGTCGAGGAGCAGACCCACGACCCGGCCGCCGACTCGGTGCAGAACGAGATGACGACGCTGATGGCGTCGGAAGCTCAAGTGTTCTTCGCCGGCACGACCGCTGCCTACTGCCCGCAGACCGTGGGTGCCGTGGCGGCGTCGGACTGGCGTCCGCAGTACTACATGTCGTACACCTGCAACAACCTCTCGAGCTTCTTCACGCCGGTGCAGGACGCTGCCGGTCTGCTGGCGGACGAGGGCTCGGGCGTGCGCATGACGAACCTCAACAAGGTGTGTGGCGACCCGCAGTTCGCCGACGACCCGGCGATCCAGGAAGTGGAGCAGATCCTGGCCGACTACGGCGACGTCAGCTGCGCCGACGGTTCGTACTCGACGGGTGTCCTCTACGGCCACATCGTGGAGGACGTGCTGCGTTCCGCCGCGGCGATGCCGGGTGGTCTGAACCGCGTCAACCTGATGGCGGCGGTGTGGAACCTCGACGAGACCGATGACCTCGTGCTCGGCGGTACCCAGCGCACCGACGGTGTCAACGACGCCTACATCCAGGAAGCCGCCCAGGTCCAGGAAGTCCAGGTCGTCGACGGCAGCCTGACCTTCGCGGGCATCGGCGACCTCGTCGACCTCGAAGGCCAAGGCGGCAGCTACTCCGGCTGA
- a CDS encoding ABC transporter substrate-binding protein, with translation MSKRKGMRFAAAVLSLSLVAAACGGDDDEDSGDDSTEEPAEEPAEEPADDSEEPAEEPADDSDMDEGDDSDMDEGDDSDMDEGDDSDMDEGDDDMSDMEELPLEGEVEVAAGTVLNLPECPDDWNPLQGVEGDEIRVGQTLPQSGALAAFGAIGEGMQMYFDYVNETDPIEGKEIVLVTKDDGYEAGRAVANVEEMIDTEDIFAFVHSIGTPVNFAIRPITDENCVPQLFNSTGFPLWGDPANYPWTIGNILNYVTETEIWCGAIIDEFGEGATVAALYMNNDFGTTYKNTMDNSEACASLDVVEEALHDPAADSVQNEMTTLISSDAQVFLAGTTAAFCPQTVGAVAASDWRPRYFMSYTCNNLSSFFAPVQDAAGLLADEGAGVRMTNSNKVCGDPAYADDPAIQETEQILADYGGVSCADGSYSTGVLYGQFVEDVLRSAASMPGGLNRVNLMAAVWNGDFTNDLLLGGTLQTDGVNDAYWTEAAQIQEVQVQDGGLTFVNAGDFVDLEGQGGSYEG, from the coding sequence ATGAGCAAGCGCAAGGGGATGCGGTTTGCCGCTGCCGTGCTGTCGCTCTCGCTCGTCGCCGCTGCGTGCGGTGGGGACGACGACGAAGACAGCGGGGACGACTCGACCGAAGAACCCGCTGAGGAGCCCGCGGAGGAGCCTGCTGACGACAGCGAGGAGCCTGCCGAGGAGCCCGCCGACGATTCCGACATGGACGAAGGCGACGACTCCGACATGGACGAAGGCGACGATTCCGACATGGACGAGGGTGACGACTCCGACATGGACGAAGGCGACGACGACATGTCCGACATGGAAGAGCTGCCGCTCGAGGGCGAAGTCGAAGTCGCTGCGGGCACCGTGCTCAACCTGCCCGAGTGTCCCGACGACTGGAACCCGCTCCAGGGCGTCGAGGGTGACGAGATCCGCGTCGGTCAGACGCTGCCGCAGTCGGGTGCGCTCGCTGCGTTCGGCGCCATCGGCGAGGGCATGCAGATGTACTTCGACTACGTGAACGAGACCGACCCGATCGAGGGCAAGGAAATCGTTCTGGTCACCAAGGACGACGGCTACGAAGCCGGCCGTGCCGTGGCCAACGTCGAAGAGATGATCGACACCGAAGACATCTTCGCGTTCGTGCACTCGATCGGTACGCCGGTCAACTTCGCGATCCGTCCGATCACCGACGAGAACTGCGTGCCGCAGCTGTTCAACTCGACGGGCTTCCCCCTGTGGGGCGACCCGGCGAACTACCCGTGGACGATCGGCAACATCCTCAACTACGTCACCGAGACCGAGATCTGGTGTGGCGCCATCATCGACGAGTTCGGCGAGGGTGCGACCGTCGCGGCGTTGTACATGAACAACGACTTCGGCACGACGTACAAGAACACGATGGACAACAGTGAGGCCTGCGCCTCGCTCGACGTCGTCGAAGAGGCCTTGCACGACCCGGCCGCCGACTCGGTGCAGAACGAGATGACGACGCTCATCTCGTCCGATGCACAGGTGTTCCTGGCCGGTACGACGGCGGCGTTCTGCCCGCAGACCGTCGGTGCCGTGGCTGCTTCGGACTGGCGTCCGCGCTACTTCATGTCGTACACCTGCAACAACCTGTCGAGCTTCTTCGCTCCCGTGCAGGATGCTGCCGGCCTGCTGGCCGACGAAGGTGCCGGCGTGCGCATGACCAACTCCAACAAGGTCTGTGGTGACCCGGCGTACGCCGACGATCCCGCGATCCAGGAGACGGAGCAGATCCTCGCCGACTACGGCGGGGTGAGCTGTGCGGACGGTTCGTACTCGACGGGCGTGCTCTACGGCCAGTTCGTGGAGGACGTGTTGCGTTCGGCAGCGTCCATGCCGGGTGGCCTGAACCGGGTCAACCTGATGGCTGCTGTGTGGAACGGCGACTTCACCAACGACCTGCTGCTGGGCGGCACCCTCCAGACCGACGGCGTCAACGACGCCTACTGGACCGAGGCTGCGCAGATCCAGGAGGTCCAGGTTCAGGACGGTGGACTCACCTTCGTGAACGCCGGTGACTTCGTCGACCTCGAAGGTCAGGGTGGCAGCTACGAAGGCTGA